In Streptomyces erythrochromogenes, the DNA window GACCGCCGCCCAGAAGGGGAGGTGGATGCCGAAGGCGGAGGCGGTGCTGCCGGAGACCAGGGCGGCGGCGTAGGCGCCGACACCGAGGAAGGCGACGTATCCGAGGTCCAGGAGGCCGGCGAGGCCGACGACGATGTTCAGGCCGAGGGCGACGGTCGCGAAGATCAGGATGTTGACCGCGATCAGCGTGTAGGTGTCGCCGCTCTGCTGGATGAACGGGAAGGCGATCGCGGCGGCCGCGGTGCCGAGGAGGGTGACCTGGCGGTTGTTCGCGGTGAGCACCGAGAAGCGGGCGAGGAGGCCCGACTTGTTCAGGGCGAGGGCCGCGAGGCCGACCGTGATCAGGTAGGCGACGAAGAGCTGCGGTTCCTTGTCATCGGTGTCGATGCCGAAGGTGATGACGAAGAGGCCGAGGGCGAAGACGCCGGTGATGATGAGGATCTCGGCCCAGTTGGGCAGCTTGCTCTTGGCCGCGGTGACCTTGCGGCTGTCGTCGGGGAGCTTGTACGCGGCGAGGGCCGGGACGAGGGAGCCGACGAGGGCGACGTAGGCGCCGGGTTCGAGGTTGACGACGCCGCCGAGGACGACGGTGATCGAGATGACCGTGAACCAGGTGGCGGCGAGGTTGCCGAGGGCCAGGAACCAGATGGCCTTGCGGGAGCCGGCGGGGGTGAGCCAGCTGAAGCCCTTGACGCCGAGTGCGGCGAGCGCGTGCACCAGGGTGAGGGCGGCGCCGACCAGGGTGACGTACTGGAGGTCGGCGGGGCTGCCGTAGAAGGTGAGGTCGCCGGGGAAGTCGGCGGTCCACGTCCAGGCGAGGAAGGCGCTGACGATGGTGAGGAGGCTGCCACCGACGATCGCGTAGAGGAGCGCGGCGGGTGCGGGTGCCGTCTTCGCGGTCTGCGTGGGCGTCTGCGTCTGCGGGGTGGTGTTGGTGGTCATGGTTCTCACGCCCGATCCGTGACGCGCTGGCCGAGCAGGCCTTGGGGCCGCACGAGGAGGACGACGATGAGGAGTACGAAGGCCCAGACGTTGGACCAGGCTCCGCCGCCGAGCTGCTGCATGCCGGGGATCTCTTCGATGTAGGCGATCGAGAGGGCTTCGGCGAGTCCGAGGACGACGCCGCCGACCATGGCTCCGTAGATGTTGCCGATGCCGCCGAGGACGGCTGCGGTGAAGGCCTTGAGGCCGAGGATGAAGCCCATCTCGAAGTTGATCTGGCCCTTGTCGACGCCGTAGGCGACGGCTGCGACGGCGGCGAACGCGGCACCGATGGCGAAGGCCATGACGATGATGCGGTCGGTGTTGATGCCCATCAGCTTGGCGGTGTCGGGGTCCTGCGCGGTGGCCTGCATGGCGCGGCCGCTGCGGCTCTTCTGGACGAAGACGCCGAGGGCGAGCATGCAGAGCGGGGCGAGGATGAGGACGAAGAGGTCCGCACGCTGGATCGCGAGGCTGTCGGTGAGCTTGAAGGCCGGGCCCGTGAACTCGGGGAAGCTGACGGCCTTCTTGGCGTCCGGGTAGAACTGCCAGACGAGCTGCTGGAGCGCGATCGAGAGGCCGATTGCGGTGATGAGGGGTGCGAGCCTGGGAGCGCTGCGCAGGGGGCGGTAGGCGAAGCGTTCGGCTGCGCATGCCACGGCGACGGAGCAGATGGCGCCGCCGACGATCATGACGGGTATCGCGATCAGCAGGCTGGTGCCGGTCGGGAGGATGGCGTAGGCGGTGAGCGCGCCGAAGCCGCCGATCATGAAGATCTCGCCGTGGGCGAAGTTGATGAGCTGGACGATGCCGTAGACCATGGTGTACCCGATGGCGATGAGGCCATAGAGAGCACCGAGGGCCAGGCCGTTGGCCAGCTGTTGCGGCAGTTCGTGCACCGCAGGGCCTCCGATGAGCGTGTCGGATAAGACTCCGCGCGAGGGCACTGTTTGCGCCCTCGCGCGGCGTTGGTTCAGGTGTTACGGGTGGTGCTGGGTGCTACGGGCTTACTGGTTGAAGGTGTCGCTCTTGACGTCGACCCACTTGCCGCCCTCGACCTTGTAGACCGTGAGCTGCTTGTTGGTGGTGTCGCCGTACTGGTCGAAGGCGACCTTGCCGGTCACGCCCTCGAAGGAGACCTTGCCGAGAGCCTCGACGACCTTGGCGCGGGCGTCGTCGGGGAGCTTGCCGCTGTTGGCGGCGACGACGGCCTTGACGGCCTGGATGACGGCCCAGCCGGCGTCGTAGGAGTAGCCACCGTAGGCGGCGTACGGGTCCTTGTAGCCCTCGGCCTTGTAGTCCTCGATGAACTTCTTGGCGGTGTCGAGCTTCTCGACGGGGTAGCCGATGGAGGTGGCGAGGTCGCCCTCGTTGGCCTCACCGGAGGCGCTGATGAAGGCGGGGTCCTGGATGCCGTCGCCGCCCATGAGCGGGACGGCGGCGCCGGCCTTCTTGATCTGGTCGGCGAGCAGGCCGCCCTCGGGGTACTGGCCGCCGAAGTAGACGGAGTCGGCGCCGGAGGACTTGACCTTGTCGGCGGTGGAGGAGAAGTCGGTCTCCTTCACGGTGACGTGGTCGGTGCCGGCGACCTCGCCGCCGAGCTTCTTGAACTCCTCGGCGAAGATCGCGGCGAGGCCGGCGCCGTAGGTCTGCTTGTCGTCGACGATGAAGACCTTCTTCTTGCCGGCGTCCTTGAAGAGGTACTGGGCGGCGAACTTGCCCTGGACCACGTCGGTGGCGGCGGTGCGGAAGTAGGTGTCGAAGCCGCGCTTGAACTCGCCCTTGCCCCAGTTGTCGCCCTGGCTGAGCGCGGGGTTGGTGTTGGCGGGGGAGACCTGCGCCAGCTTGGCGGAGGCGAAGACGCCCTGCATCTGCTGGGCAACGCCCGAGTTCAGCGGGCCGACGACGCCGAGGACGTCCTTGTTGCCGACGAGCTTGGTGGCGTTGGCCTGACCGGAGGCCGGGACGGCCTGGTCGTCGAGGGCCTCGACCTTGAACTCGATGCCCGGGACCTCGTTGTTCTTGTTGGCCGTCTTGGCCGCGAGGTCCACGGAGTTCTTGATGCCCTGACCGAGAGCGGAGAGGGAACCGGTCAGCGGGGCGTCGACGCCGATGACGACGACGGTCTTCTTGCCGCCGCTGTTGTCCTTGGAGCCTCCGTCGCGCGATCCGCAAGCGGTGAGGGTCAGTGCTCCCGTGGTGATCACGGTGGTGAGGATGAGCAAAGAACGGTGTCGCACGATTCTTCCTTTCCCTGGCGCAGCCCTCTGTCGAGGTGCCGTTGGGTCGCCGGGCCGCACTGGAGAGGTCCACGGCCGTGCTGATTCGCGCCCTGCGGCGCGGTGACTGGCCGTGACTCTAGGGCCGAGGTGGCGAGCACCGGGAGGCGGGAAAGGAGGATGTGACGCTCTTGTTATGCCAAGGCCAAGAATGTGTGGTGGGAGTTTAAACAAAACGGACATTTAGGCACCCTTGAGATCGTCCGCATGGTGAGAAATTGCAGTTCCTCTAAGGGGCTTGAGGCCTTCATGCACCTGTCTTAGATCAAATTGAGCCGAATGTGGCTGCGTGTGCCCGAAAGAATCCTCCGGGTGGTCATTGCCGAGGGAAAAGGCGGATTCGAGCCGTCTTAGGAATTACACAGAGTGATGATTGCAGCGTTGTGGCGGGACTGTGAACGATCTTGCTTCGGTGGCGGCAGGGCCTCCCACCTGCGGTTCGATCCGGCGGAGGCATCTGCCCGGAAGACGGACAACGTGCTCGGAATGCGGTGACGCCGGTCACATCGGCGGGCGCCAGTTCTCCGAGCTGCGGGTCGCGCCGCCCTGCTCGGCGCAGCGCTGCGCCACGAAGTGGTCGATCAGCTCAAGTGCCTTGTCCTGTCCGGCAGTTCGCTCTTCCGTGCGTCCTGCGGCCACCGCGGCCTCGTGGATCGCGTACTGGTCGTTGGAAAGCCCCTTCTGCTCCCAGTCGAGGCCGGACCACTTGGTGCCCAGGAGGGTCTCCTTCGCCCAGTAGGACACGAGGCTCGTGCACACCTGTACGGGCGAGGCGGGGGTGGGGGCGGACTGGCTCGCGGAGCCCGCCGCGGAGGGTGGTGCGGAGGATGAGCAGCCGGTCAGGGCGAGCGCCGCGAGAAGGGTGTGGGCGGCGTACCGGGCCGTGCGTGGCATGGTCCCCATGGGGGGACGGTAGGCGGTGCCCACCGGTGAGACAACAGATGTCACCGCGAAGCGTGCGGACTGGCGGATTCCGGGCTGTTGCGGGGCCCGCACGGCGGGGCCGGCTCCCATGCTCGGCCCGTGAGCGGACGCCGGAGCGCGACAGACTTGATCGAATCGGCTTGGCGCGAGCTGGACGCCCCCGACGCGGGCACCCGGGACGGCTGTCTCGAAGTCATCGCCGACATCCCGGAGCGGGGCCTTCTGGCGAGGGCCGACGCCGAGCGGGTCGCCGGGCGCCTCGTCGCGGTCGCCCTCTCCGACGAGGGCTACGCGCTGCGGGAGGCCGCACTGAACGCGCTCGGTGCGGGCACCACGTCCTACGAGTTCCCCTACGGGGTGCCGGCGCCGCTGGCCGTCGGCGTGGACCGTTTCGAACCCCTGCTCCTGCACCAAGGTCCCGGGGCAACACACCTAGGGCCGTCCGGGAGGGAACGGCCTGGGCCCCGGCGGCGGGCGGTGAGCCGTTCGTCGGGGCCGGGCGGGCCGTGCCGGGTGGGTGGGGCGTGCGGGTCAGGCCTGGGAGTGGGCCTCGGCGCCACCGGCGACCTGGTCGACGTCGCGCAGCAGGCAGGTCAGGCGGGCGGTGCAGATCCGCTTGTCCTGCTCGTCGGTGATGACGATCTCGAAGGTGGTGGTCGAGCGGCCGCGGTGGACCGGGGTGGCGACGCCGGTGACGACGCCGCTGCGGGCGCCCCGGTGGTGGGTGCAGTTCAGGTCCACGCCGACGGCGATCTTGCTGATGCCGCCGTGCATCATGGCGCCGATCGAGCCGAGGGTCTCGGCCAGTACGGCGGAGGCCCCGCCGTGCAGCAGTCCGTAGGGCTGGGTGTTGCCCTTGACGGGCATGGTGCCGACGACGCGGTCGGCCGAGGCCTCCAGGATGCGGATGTCCATGCGCTCGCCGAGGTCTCCGGCCGAGAACAGCGCGGGCAGGTCGATGCCCAGGGCCGCGTACTCGTCGAGGACCTCCTGCGGGAACTTCACTGCGTGCTGCTCACCCATGGTCAGGCTCCGTTCGTCAACGCTCGTTAACCTTCTTTTCCTGAGGTCGTTCT includes these proteins:
- a CDS encoding branched-chain amino acid ABC transporter permease; protein product: MTTNTTPQTQTPTQTAKTAPAPAALLYAIVGGSLLTIVSAFLAWTWTADFPGDLTFYGSPADLQYVTLVGAALTLVHALAALGVKGFSWLTPAGSRKAIWFLALGNLAATWFTVISITVVLGGVVNLEPGAYVALVGSLVPALAAYKLPDDSRKVTAAKSKLPNWAEILIITGVFALGLFVITFGIDTDDKEPQLFVAYLITVGLAALALNKSGLLARFSVLTANNRQVTLLGTAAAAIAFPFIQQSGDTYTLIAVNILIFATVALGLNIVVGLAGLLDLGYVAFLGVGAYAAALVSGSTASAFGIHLPFWAAVIVGAIVSLVFGVVIGAPTLRLRGDYLAIVTLGFGEIFRIAMGNLDGTSGPDVTNGPNGIPNIPHLEIFGWNFGESHIVAGIELGAYANYYFLMLLVMALVVVVFARAGNSRIGRAWVAIREDETAAEAMGINGFKVKLIAFALGATLAGLAGTVQAHVNTTVVPENYVFAGPVPPNSAFLLAAVILGGMGTIRGPILGAALLFLIPAKLAFLQDYQLLAFGIALILLMRFRPEGLIANKRAQLEFHDDTADQAPQDLATAKAGA
- a CDS encoding branched-chain amino acid ABC transporter permease, with the translated sequence MHELPQQLANGLALGALYGLIAIGYTMVYGIVQLINFAHGEIFMIGGFGALTAYAILPTGTSLLIAIPVMIVGGAICSVAVACAAERFAYRPLRSAPRLAPLITAIGLSIALQQLVWQFYPDAKKAVSFPEFTGPAFKLTDSLAIQRADLFVLILAPLCMLALGVFVQKSRSGRAMQATAQDPDTAKLMGINTDRIIVMAFAIGAAFAAVAAVAYGVDKGQINFEMGFILGLKAFTAAVLGGIGNIYGAMVGGVVLGLAEALSIAYIEEIPGMQQLGGGAWSNVWAFVLLIVVLLVRPQGLLGQRVTDRA
- a CDS encoding branched-chain amino acid ABC transporter substrate-binding protein, coding for MRHRSLLILTTVITTGALTLTACGSRDGGSKDNSGGKKTVVVIGVDAPLTGSLSALGQGIKNSVDLAAKTANKNNEVPGIEFKVEALDDQAVPASGQANATKLVGNKDVLGVVGPLNSGVAQQMQGVFASAKLAQVSPANTNPALSQGDNWGKGEFKRGFDTYFRTAATDVVQGKFAAQYLFKDAGKKKVFIVDDKQTYGAGLAAIFAEEFKKLGGEVAGTDHVTVKETDFSSTADKVKSSGADSVYFGGQYPEGGLLADQIKKAGAAVPLMGGDGIQDPAFISASGEANEGDLATSIGYPVEKLDTAKKFIEDYKAEGYKDPYAAYGGYSYDAGWAVIQAVKAVVAANSGKLPDDARAKVVEALGKVSFEGVTGKVAFDQYGDTTNKQLTVYKVEGGKWVDVKSDTFNQ
- a CDS encoding PaaI family thioesterase, which gives rise to MGEQHAVKFPQEVLDEYAALGIDLPALFSAGDLGERMDIRILEASADRVVGTMPVKGNTQPYGLLHGGASAVLAETLGSIGAMMHGGISKIAVGVDLNCTHHRGARSGVVTGVATPVHRGRSTTTFEIVITDEQDKRICTARLTCLLRDVDQVAGGAEAHSQA